One sulfur-oxidizing endosymbiont of Gigantopelta aegis DNA segment encodes these proteins:
- a CDS encoding ATP-binding cassette domain-containing protein, whose translation MSIFSIDGLCLAFGTHVLLDKANFSLEMGERVCLIGRNGTGKTTLMRLIQGEMQADEGDVRKKDGLIVSSLSQEVPHEARGSVFDIIASGLGDAARLLQEYNHVLHDVANGDEQALNKMEKIQHELESVNGWSLVQKVEETISRLQLSADSLIEDLSGGLKRRVMLAKALVIEPDILMLDEPTNHLDIESILWLENFLKSYSGCVLFITHDRIFLQNVATRILELDRGQLVSFPGDYQTYLRRKEEMLHAEEKANDLFDKKLAEEEVWIRQGIKARRTRNEGRVRALKAMRNERSERRDLQGKAKMELDDKKNSGKLVVEVDNISYQYDKQVIVKDFSTVIMRGDRIGIIGPNGVGKTTMLNLLLGELTPQSGQVKLGTKLEIAYFDQLRNQLDEEKSIIENIGQGREFVSINGRDRHVFSYLGDFLFSSERAKVSVKALSGGGRNRLLLAKLFTKPANLLILDEPTNDLDSETLELLESLLIEYKGTLIIVSHDRAFLNNVITSSLVFEADGINEYVGGYDDWLRQRKSVVAPVSKSTNAPVSAVVNAQVKPLVKLSYKEQRELDNLPAKIETLESQQAELETQIAQPEFYQQDQGDVARKLSELEAVNQQLDTIYTRWDELEEKKSGS comes from the coding sequence ATGTCAATTTTTTCAATAGATGGCCTTTGTTTGGCCTTTGGTACCCACGTTTTATTAGACAAAGCCAATTTTTCCCTGGAAATGGGTGAGCGGGTTTGTTTGATCGGTCGGAATGGGACGGGGAAAACCACCCTGATGCGCCTGATTCAGGGAGAAATGCAGGCAGATGAGGGTGATGTACGAAAAAAAGATGGTCTCATCGTCTCCTCCTTGTCTCAGGAAGTACCTCATGAAGCGAGAGGCAGTGTGTTTGATATTATTGCCTCTGGACTGGGCGATGCAGCAAGATTGCTACAGGAATATAATCATGTGCTCCATGATGTGGCCAATGGTGATGAGCAAGCGCTGAACAAAATGGAAAAAATTCAGCATGAGCTGGAATCAGTCAATGGCTGGTCCTTGGTGCAAAAAGTAGAAGAAACGATTTCTCGTTTGCAATTATCAGCTGATAGTCTGATTGAAGATTTATCCGGTGGTCTAAAGCGTCGAGTGATGCTGGCAAAGGCATTGGTCATTGAACCTGATATTTTAATGCTGGATGAACCAACCAACCACCTTGATATTGAATCCATACTCTGGTTGGAAAACTTTTTAAAATCCTATAGTGGCTGTGTGTTGTTTATTACTCACGATAGGATTTTCTTACAAAATGTTGCGACACGTATCCTTGAATTGGATCGTGGTCAACTCGTTTCTTTCCCCGGTGATTACCAAACCTATCTGCGTCGTAAAGAAGAAATGCTTCATGCCGAAGAAAAAGCCAATGATCTATTTGACAAAAAACTTGCCGAAGAAGAAGTCTGGATCCGACAGGGCATTAAGGCCCGTCGTACTCGTAATGAAGGGCGTGTCAGAGCCTTGAAGGCCATGCGTAATGAACGCAGTGAGCGACGCGATTTACAGGGCAAGGCGAAGATGGAATTAGATGATAAGAAAAATTCCGGTAAGTTGGTGGTCGAAGTCGATAATATTAGCTATCAATATGATAAACAAGTAATAGTAAAAGATTTCTCAACAGTGATTATGCGTGGTGATCGCATTGGTATTATCGGTCCAAATGGTGTGGGTAAAACCACTATGCTTAACCTGCTTTTGGGTGAATTGACCCCTCAGAGCGGTCAGGTAAAACTCGGGACTAAATTGGAAATTGCTTATTTTGACCAGTTGCGTAACCAATTGGATGAAGAAAAATCCATTATTGAAAATATCGGGCAGGGTAGGGAATTTGTCAGTATTAATGGCCGTGACCGCCATGTTTTTAGTTATTTAGGTGATTTTTTATTCTCATCAGAACGTGCAAAAGTATCAGTAAAAGCCCTTTCCGGGGGGGGAAGAAATCGTTTGTTATTAGCCAAGCTTTTTACCAAGCCAGCTAATTTACTGATACTTGATGAGCCAACCAATGATTTAGACAGTGAAACGCTGGAATTATTAGAATCACTTCTGATTGAATACAAGGGTACTTTAATTATTGTCAGCCATGACCGTGCTTTTCTGAATAATGTGATCACCAGCTCATTGGTTTTTGAGGCTGATGGCATCAATGAGTATGTCGGAGGCTATGATGATTGGCTTAGACAGAGAAAATCAGTTGTAGCTCCAGTGAGTAAATCGACCAATGCGCCGGTGTCTGCTGTTGTGAATGCTCAAGTTAAGCCTCTAGTTAAGCTGAGCTATAAAGAGCAACGTGAATTGGATAATTTGCCTGCCAAAATAGAGACTTTGGAAAGCCAACAGGCTGAACTTGAAACGCAAATTGCTCAGCCTGAGTTCTATCAACAGGATCAGGGTGATGTGGCAAGAAAACTGTCAGAACTGGAAGCCGTAAATCAGCAATTAGATACGATTTATACTCGTTGGGATGAGCTGGAAGAAAAGAAGTCAGGTAGCTAA
- a CDS encoding TRAP transporter large permease — protein sequence MTATALFIMLFFFMLIGVPVGFSLGLASTLTILIFSDDSMASLAGKIFTAMEHYTLMAIPFFILASAFLTTGGAARRLVDFAVDSVGWIRGGLAMASVLACMMFAAVSGSSPATVVAIGSIVIAGMVREGYTQSFAAGVISTAGTMGILIPPSIVMVVYAAATDVSVGRMFLAGVIPGLMIGIMMMITIYFIARKKNFPNVPFKGGKQLLHSAINASGGLFLIVIIMGGIYGGIFTPTEAAAVAAVYAFIIAVFAYRDIKFSHVPKVIIDAGKTSVMLMFIIANALLFAFVLTSERIPHEIAELIISIGLPTWGFLLIVNIMLLIAGNFMEPSGILLIMAPILFPIAIQLGIDPIHLGIIMVVNMEIGMITPPVGLNLFVTSGITGMSMIEVIKATYPWLLLLLSFLMIITYVPEVSLFLPTLLMGPETVNM from the coding sequence ATGACCGCAACCGCCCTTTTTATCATGCTTTTTTTCTTTATGCTCATTGGTGTACCGGTCGGTTTTTCGCTTGGACTTGCCAGCACTCTGACCATCTTAATATTTTCTGATGACTCCATGGCTTCTCTGGCTGGAAAAATTTTCACCGCCATGGAACACTATACTCTTATGGCTATCCCATTTTTTATTTTAGCCTCAGCCTTCTTAACTACAGGAGGCGCTGCACGTCGTCTGGTTGATTTTGCCGTAGACAGTGTGGGTTGGATACGTGGTGGTTTGGCGATGGCCTCAGTCTTAGCCTGTATGATGTTTGCTGCAGTATCCGGTTCATCACCTGCCACGGTCGTAGCCATTGGTTCCATTGTTATTGCCGGTATGGTACGTGAAGGCTATACACAATCTTTTGCCGCTGGAGTAATCAGCACCGCTGGCACCATGGGTATTCTAATTCCCCCTTCTATCGTCATGGTGGTTTATGCCGCGGCCACTGATGTTTCTGTAGGTCGAATGTTTCTTGCCGGGGTTATTCCCGGGCTCATGATTGGCATCATGATGATGATTACTATTTATTTCATTGCCCGCAAAAAGAACTTTCCCAATGTCCCGTTTAAGGGTGGTAAACAACTCCTGCATTCTGCAATCAATGCTTCCGGTGGATTATTTTTGATTGTGATCATTATGGGAGGTATCTATGGTGGTATCTTTACTCCCACTGAAGCTGCCGCAGTAGCCGCTGTCTATGCCTTTATCATTGCCGTTTTTGCTTATCGGGATATTAAATTTTCTCACGTACCCAAAGTGATCATTGATGCTGGCAAAACCAGTGTCATGCTGATGTTTATTATTGCCAATGCACTGTTATTTGCCTTCGTATTAACTTCTGAACGCATCCCGCATGAAATCGCTGAACTCATTATTTCTATCGGTTTGCCCACCTGGGGCTTTTTATTAATCGTCAACATCATGTTGCTTATCGCCGGTAATTTTATGGAGCCATCAGGAATTTTACTGATTATGGCGCCCATTCTATTTCCTATCGCGATTCAACTCGGTATCGATCCTATCCACTTGGGGATCATTATGGTCGTCAATATGGAAATCGGCATGATTACCCCACCTGTGGGGCTTAATTTATTTGTCACCTCAGGCATTACCGGCATGAGCATGATTGAAGTCATTAAGGCAACCTACCCCTGGTTACTACTACTTTTAAGCTTCCTGATGATTATTACTTATGTCCCTGAAGTGTCATTGTTCTTACCCACCTTACTCATGGGTCCTGAAACAGTCAATATGTAA
- a CDS encoding TRAP transporter small permease — MHKLIDYLEEGFIAFLLTAMTLVTFSQVVARYVFNSGAVWALELTTYLFAWLVMFGAAYCVKKGVHISIDSFVDLFSKRTRKYITLSAIGFCLLYCAILFKGGWDYIAKLKLIGIEAEDLPIEEWKIKIILPVGFALIFFRLLEVAWKVYKGEVETMHFVNETDQLLEEINQTEALEQTKK, encoded by the coding sequence ATGCATAAACTAATCGATTATCTTGAAGAAGGTTTTATTGCCTTCTTACTCACAGCCATGACACTGGTCACTTTTTCACAAGTTGTTGCACGCTATGTCTTCAACTCCGGCGCAGTGTGGGCACTCGAATTAACCACCTACCTTTTTGCCTGGCTGGTCATGTTTGGAGCCGCCTATTGCGTCAAAAAAGGCGTACACATTAGTATAGACTCTTTTGTCGATCTGTTTTCAAAGCGTACCCGAAAATATATCACGCTCAGTGCTATTGGATTTTGTCTACTCTACTGTGCCATTCTCTTCAAGGGAGGATGGGATTATATTGCTAAATTAAAACTCATCGGCATCGAAGCCGAAGACCTGCCCATTGAAGAATGGAAAATAAAAATCATTTTACCTGTCGGTTTTGCACTGATCTTTTTCCGCTTACTCGAAGTTGCCTGGAAAGTCTATAAGGGCGAAGTTGAGACGATGCATTTTGTCAATGAGACAGACCAATTACTGGAAGAAATCAATCAAACTGAAGCACTAGAGCAAACCAAAAAATGA
- a CDS encoding TRAP transporter substrate-binding protein: MIKIFSVLIICSLAFSNTLMAKEIVIKFSHVTTEKTPKGKAAKYLQELVAQRLKGKVRIEVYPNSQLYNDKEVLKALLLGDVQLAAPSLSKFGKYTKKWGLFDLPFLFKDNNAVACFTGGPAGQALLNAANNKGFQGLGYWLNGMKQLSSNKPLIVPDDAKGEKFRIMSSDVLEAQFKAVNANPQKMSFSEVYNALSTGVIDGQENTWSNIRTKKFFEVQSDFTESNHGVLEYVLVTSTEFWTSLPKNIQTELAAIIKEVTLKETQWALEAAEADKEYIIASGRTKVHTLTNEQAALWATAMKPVWKKFEDNVGIDKINAVLKCNKM; this comes from the coding sequence CTGATTAAAATATTTTCGGTATTAATCATTTGTTCTCTCGCGTTTTCTAACACCTTGATGGCAAAAGAAATTGTCATTAAATTTTCTCATGTCACCACTGAGAAAACCCCCAAAGGCAAAGCTGCCAAATACTTGCAGGAATTAGTTGCACAACGACTCAAGGGAAAAGTCAGAATTGAAGTTTATCCCAATTCACAACTGTATAACGATAAAGAAGTACTAAAAGCGCTACTTTTAGGTGATGTACAGCTTGCTGCCCCTTCTCTATCTAAGTTTGGCAAATACACCAAAAAATGGGGTCTATTTGATCTGCCGTTCTTGTTTAAAGACAATAATGCAGTTGCCTGTTTTACGGGTGGCCCAGCGGGTCAGGCATTACTCAATGCAGCCAATAACAAAGGTTTCCAAGGTTTAGGCTATTGGCTTAATGGTATGAAGCAACTTTCTTCTAACAAACCTCTCATCGTGCCTGATGATGCCAAGGGTGAAAAATTTCGTATTATGAGCTCGGATGTATTAGAAGCGCAGTTTAAGGCCGTGAATGCCAACCCACAAAAAATGTCTTTTTCAGAAGTGTATAATGCCTTGTCAACTGGCGTTATTGATGGTCAGGAAAATACCTGGTCAAATATCCGCACCAAAAAATTCTTTGAAGTGCAAAGTGATTTCACAGAATCTAACCATGGCGTTTTAGAATATGTATTAGTGACCAGTACTGAGTTCTGGACTTCACTCCCTAAAAATATTCAAACTGAACTAGCCGCCATTATTAAAGAAGTCACCTTAAAAGAAACACAATGGGCACTTGAAGCAGCCGAGGCCGATAAAGAGTATATTATTGCTTCTGGTCGCACCAAAGTTCACACTTTAACCAATGAACAAGCTGCACTGTGGGCAACCGCAATGAAGCCAGTATGGAAAAAGTTTGAAGATAATGTCGGCATCGATAAGATTAATGCCGTACTGAAATGCAATAAGATGTAA
- a CDS encoding ATP-binding protein: METWDMDSAVRNDDEMLLQILQKAINHIGQDRIQKIINKWISIKYESEVDYSLIWQILFVVFVLVVFLSYRQRELKKHNLQLEEQKELYNLVFESSSHAVLLFDTSSNQFFNCNSQAVKMLKAHSKNEVINMLPEELSPHTQPDGRLSAEKSREMVSLAIDKPSHTFEWKHLNMNGDEFWVEVVLTHILLNNRGVIHVLWKNIDEQKEAERLLIDAKENAIAATLAKSEFLANMSHEIRTPMNGIIGMTHLALETDSSSKQKKFLQIIDKSAKSLLGIINNILDFSKMEAGKLSIEKINFDLPALINDVVDKLKFKSIEKNIHLSINYDSQLGKHFYADDLRLSQVLMNLIDNAIKFTPAGKVSLSVSKVSKNCLRFEVSDTGIGLSTEQQRKLFQSFSQADASTTRKHGGTGLGLFISKNLVEMMGGKIWLKSELGKGSHFIFEIKMEEIPTDTHAPENLKPAMSADLNQSSEAELTATLKQQINTLNGKILLAEDNQINQEIILSLLEESKLSIDIANDGLEATEKFSNNHYQLIIMDIQMPIMDGYEASQIIRKQDKNIPIIAITANAHFEDLQKTMQAGMNEHLNKPIDVNTLYEVLIKYISGETTAEKTVSKKSPHDSEEADFLAGFKTLDTDLGLSYFSGNTNIYKKILTKFAHGYRNTDTSTLNNDEIKRLTHTVRGLSANIGATALNTLTVQLNEVQNTQLIEAFSHALSAVIAEIDDKLNLQ; encoded by the coding sequence ATGGAAACCTGGGACATGGACTCGGCAGTACGTAATGATGATGAAATGTTATTACAGATTTTACAAAAAGCCATCAATCATATTGGTCAGGATAGGATTCAAAAAATCATTAATAAATGGATCAGCATAAAATATGAAAGTGAAGTTGATTATAGTTTAATTTGGCAAATCCTCTTTGTGGTCTTTGTTCTCGTCGTCTTTTTATCTTATCGCCAAAGAGAGTTAAAAAAACACAATCTACAATTAGAAGAGCAAAAAGAGCTCTATAATTTAGTGTTTGAAAGTTCTTCTCATGCCGTGCTTTTATTCGATACCAGTAGCAATCAATTTTTCAATTGCAATTCACAAGCCGTTAAAATGCTCAAGGCTCATTCAAAAAATGAAGTTATCAATATGCTACCTGAAGAGCTATCACCCCATACCCAACCTGATGGGCGTTTAAGCGCTGAAAAATCCAGAGAAATGGTTTCTCTGGCCATTGATAAGCCCTCCCATACCTTTGAATGGAAACATCTGAACATGAATGGGGATGAATTTTGGGTAGAAGTAGTTCTGACTCATATCTTGCTCAATAATCGTGGCGTAATTCATGTGCTCTGGAAAAATATTGACGAGCAGAAAGAAGCTGAACGACTCTTGATTGATGCTAAAGAAAATGCCATTGCTGCCACCTTGGCGAAATCTGAATTTTTAGCCAATATGAGTCATGAAATACGAACACCGATGAACGGTATTATCGGCATGACCCATCTAGCACTTGAAACTGACTCCAGTAGCAAGCAAAAGAAGTTTTTGCAGATCATTGATAAATCAGCAAAATCATTGCTAGGCATCATCAATAACATTTTAGACTTTTCCAAAATGGAAGCAGGAAAGCTCAGCATAGAAAAAATCAATTTCGATTTGCCTGCATTAATTAACGATGTTGTCGATAAGCTAAAATTTAAAAGCATTGAGAAAAACATTCATTTAAGCATCAATTATGATTCACAATTGGGCAAGCATTTTTATGCGGATGATTTAAGGTTGTCACAAGTTTTAATGAATCTCATTGATAACGCCATAAAATTTACGCCTGCCGGTAAGGTAAGCCTATCTGTCAGTAAAGTCAGCAAAAATTGCCTTCGCTTTGAAGTGAGCGATACCGGTATTGGCCTCTCAACTGAGCAACAGAGAAAACTTTTCCAATCTTTTTCTCAGGCCGATGCCAGTACCACGCGCAAACACGGTGGTACTGGCCTGGGATTATTTATTTCAAAAAATCTAGTCGAAATGATGGGTGGTAAAATCTGGTTGAAAAGTGAACTCGGTAAGGGTAGTCATTTTATTTTTGAAATTAAAATGGAAGAAATTCCTACTGACACTCATGCTCCAGAAAATTTAAAGCCTGCCATGAGTGCCGATTTAAATCAATCATCAGAAGCAGAACTCACTGCCACACTCAAACAACAAATTAATACACTTAACGGAAAAATCCTCCTCGCTGAAGATAATCAGATTAATCAAGAAATTATTTTAAGCTTACTTGAGGAGAGTAAGCTCAGTATAGATATTGCCAACGATGGCCTAGAAGCCACCGAAAAGTTCAGCAATAATCACTATCAATTAATTATCATGGACATTCAAATGCCTATCATGGATGGCTATGAAGCAAGTCAGATAATTCGTAAACAAGATAAAAACATTCCTATTATTGCCATAACAGCCAATGCCCATTTTGAAGATTTGCAAAAAACCATGCAAGCAGGAATGAATGAACATCTCAATAAGCCCATTGATGTCAATACGCTCTATGAAGTGTTGATAAAATATATCTCGGGTGAAACGACAGCGGAAAAGACTGTCTCTAAAAAATCACCTCATGATTCTGAAGAGGCCGATTTTTTAGCCGGTTTTAAAACCCTTGATACTGATTTGGGGCTTTCTTATTTCTCTGGGAATACAAACATTTACAAAAAAATATTAACTAAGTTCGCTCACGGCTATCGAAATACTGACACCTCAACGCTGAATAATGATGAAATAAAAAGACTGACACATACAGTACGAGGTCTCAGTGCAAATATTGGTGCAACGGCACTTAATACATTAACCGTCCAATTGAACGAAGTGCAAAATACTCAGCTAATCGAGGCTTTTTCCCATGCCCTATCCGCTGTAATCGCTGAAATTGATGACAAACTGAACTTACAGTGA